TTAagctttcttctgttcttttccttcctaaaGTATACACTGAGATCCAGAGGTGCAGCAGCTGTCTTGGGACCATGAGGTGGGAAGCTTAAGGAAGCTGTATACTAAGCATAGCTGACTGGAAATGTGTGACGAGCCTGCTGGTATCACTCAGGGTTGTATATTTAGTCCATAGGCTTCTTTGAAGCCACCATTGTAGGGTTTTGTTATTTACAGAGAACACAATCCTAATTGATACACATATAcaaagagtaaatttttttttcaaagattttatttacttatttgacagacaagtatccagagaggcaggcagagactgaggaggaagcaggctccccgctgagcagagagcccgatgcagggctcaatcccaggatcctggaatcaggacctgagctgaaggcagaggctttaacccactgagccacccaggcgccccaaagagtATACAAGCATTAGTTTCTCATGAGAATTTTAGGACTTTGTAACACAAGAACTATATACCTTAAAGATGTCAGCTGATTGAGTGTGTATAGTAGATGCTTAGCCATCAATTGTCTTTGTACCTTTAAACGTGCTCGTATCATTAGAGGTAGTGAATGTAGATTCTGGGACCATGAACCCCGCCTCAGGGGCTTTTTTGAAGGTGCATATGAGGGATATGGGTCAGGGTAGGGTCTGGGGAGATGCCTTATGTGTCTGGAAATGCCTTTTCTGCTAGGGCTCTAAATTTCCTGGGTACTGCTCTTATTCTTTGCTGGACTTTGCATTTCAAATAACATTCTTCTTGGTTTTGTCCAAGGTGGCTTATGGCCTATGAGGTTCTGCAGCAATGTATGAAGTTTTTTACAAGGTGGCCTTGGTTAGGACTTAATAAACCTTAGATAATAATAAaccattattatatatattacatatatataatatataaccattatatattaataaaaccaTTATGGATATGTGAAGTTGGAGAGAATTCTGAAAATTCTGTTTAGAAATATTTGATAGAGATTAACTTGCTATTTAAGTTTTCTGTAAGTGCTGCCTAGAACTGTATGTGTATGTAAGTCAAAAGGACTGGCTAAATACGAAAATGCTTGTTAATTTACTGTTATCACAAGTTTTCATATCATCTTGTAATTATTATAGAAATGGTTTGTAAATTCTCAAATAACAAAGTTTGTTTCCTTGCTACATCAGTTCTTCTGTAATATATGACACTCAATTGTTTATTCTCTTCTAAATATgtatttctccttaaaaaaaaatttgcgtGTCTTAGTTGGTAGAATTAGAAGAGCCTAGTTTGAAAAATACTTGAGTTTATATGGCCCCAACTCAATTAAATGGATTTAGTGTCCAATCTGGTTATTTGCAATTAATACTCCAATAAGgcacaaaatcttttaaaatctattagaAAAGTCCAAGTTTTGTGACTTTTGATATATCCaatatgaattaattttaataaaaaaattttgatcCATTTCGTGTACCTGGTGTTAGGCATTATGTAAGTTATTTTTATCTCTTGCTATTAATGTGTTTAATATTAAGTAGTGAAATAACATTTGTGTATTCGGTCTGGATAAAAAAAGTGGGTGACAGGTTATAATTTatcaaatacaaattttaaagataGGTTTATCCTTTCTCAGTAGTGCAAAGTAAAATGTTTTACTAAGCTAttgtgtaaaaaaaatttttgagttaTTGTGTGTGGTCACAATGATAAAGATTGCATCACTTTAACAACATTAAAAAAGCAGTAGCAATTATACCATTAATAAGAAGGCAaaactattttttggaataaaaagTATTATTAGCAGAAACTGTAGTAAGGTGAGGAATATTTTGTTACACACCAAATGAAAAGCCCGAACATTAAGTGATGAtttctcatattttaataatCAGTGGGGTGACAGAGCCATCACTGAATGTGTCATCAAGAATCATGTGAGTACTAGATGAATACACAATACTTTCATCTCAGCATAGTGCAGCAAGCTCTTTTCTGGTACAACCTATATTACAACACTTATCACTTAAGTGTACATAAGACTGTCTCTTTTTTCGGGAATGTTTATCTAAGCCtgagttttctatttctgaaagaCTTTTGTCTTCAGCTTCATTTTGTCCACTAAGAACAGCTTTCTTCAATTCTTCCAAATTAAGATTTGAATTTTCCATTTCAAGTCGTAGATATCTTAATGATGGCTGCCTGTCAGACaatgctgccttcagctcctgtgaCAAGTTAGGAGTGTGTTCCACCATTGTATTTAAGGTTTTCGTATGGATGATGGAGGATGGCAGGACTTCTAAAAGGggaacaggaagagagaaaaatactcaaaTCAAGGAACATCGGTGGGGGGGATTTTTGCATAGACATAAAAAAAAGCATTGTCTTAATAGAATTAAACATCAAGACAGAACCAACAAATATCCTGATTAAACAGCTTAGAGTATTATAGCTGGGTGGCTGAAATTACTATAGCCATCACCAAGATTCTGCTTTATTCCACAGACCTTCTGTCATCTTTCTTCATGTCCCCTTAATACTTTCTATGGCAGTTTTGACTCTTCCTGATTTCTGAAGGCATCTTGGTCATTGAAAACACTCAGTTTGACCACAGATGAATTTTTCTTACTGGTAATTCTCTTCTGTGACTAATTTCTGAGTTCTTATAGTAATCCTATCTAATATTCCATGGTAGCGAATTACTGCTTCAGGATGAAGTTTAAAAGGCAGAATCTTCAACTGCTCTGAACTAAATGTCAGGAGATAACCAGTCTTTGACATCCCTCACTCATCTATTTAACAGTTCATTTTTCCCCGGCGTATTTACTTCcaataaaaaataagctaataCTTTATCTTTCCTCCTAATGCTCTTTCTCATTCAAGTTCTAAACTGACAGATGAGAATTTATACCATTTTTAGTTGTCAGAagtttttgctcattttctttcaGTAAGATATCCTAAGTTTAATTCAGCCTCTTCATAAAATTCCCTCTGCTCTAATTTAAATCTCCTATAGTTGGGGCCTTACTGAATGCACAGAAAAGCTAATAGTAACTTTCCATGTACTTAAAGCCAGTTAATTAGGCAAAAACAGTTGTAGCTTCTGTTGTGTTTATTCAGAGGCTGTGTTTCTTGGCATTCTTTTTCATCTGTAGATCGACATATAAGGTGTTTtgacatcttggctattgtgaatagtgttgCAATGAATGTGGGAGTGACCATATCTCTTCAAGaccatgatttcatttattttagatgcagaagtgggattgcttgatcatgtggtaattctgttttttttgttgttctttttttttgagcaaTCTCCATAGTGTTTCCTATAGTGCTGCACCATTTTGCTATGCCTTCCCGCCAACAGTATACAAGGGTtctaatttttccacatcctgaACAACACTTGTCTTTaagggggggagaagcagagaaagaggagagagagaatctcaagcagactccatgcctagcatggaggctgatctcacaaccctgagatcatgacctgagccaaagtcaaaagTGGGTTacttaactgacttgagccacccgggcacctgtctctttttttttatagtaacTATCCTGACAGCTATGAAGTGATACCATTGTGATCCCCCCCCctccaaagactttatttatttattcgacagagagagagagatcacaagtaggcatagaggcaggcagagagaaaggggggtggggagcaggcttcccgctgaataGAGATCcggatacagggctcgatcctaggaccctgagatcatgaccccagccaaagacagacacctaaccactgagccacccaggcgcccctaccattgtggttttgatttccatttccctgatgactgacATAGAGCTTCTTTTcttatacctgttggccattgcATGTCTTCtatgcaaaaatgtctattcaagtcttcagCCCATGTTTTAACTGGGTTATTAccttttttgctattgagttgtaggagttccttatgtATGTTGGAAATTAAGCCCTTACCAGGTATATGatatgcaaatgttttctcctattccataACCTGCCTTTTCACTCTggttatttcctttgctctgcagaagttTTTAGTTTAATATAGTTCCACTTttctacttttgcttttgttgcctgtgttgCACTTttattaaaagtgtttttttaactTATCTTGAAACATTTTGCAATCAACAGCAACTTTACCTTCTCAAGtctaaataaaagataatatcGGAATCGACTTGAAATCACACAAACATCTCTTAACCACTGTATTTTGGACTAAAATTTCACTACCAGAGACCTCTTTTAGTTAAAAATATCtgtctctcatttttttaaaaggggttcAATGAGTGTTATTTATGCACACATTGCAGGAAAAAATGGCTAGTTAACAAtttaataatatgaaaacaaaactaacaatAAAGGTTTTAAACTTATGAATCACAAATTATTGACATATACTTCCAAAAAATTCTTAACTAGtaagttaaacatttttcttaatcttcacttgcaggcagtaTCATGTTAGGTTATTTCCAATTAAATTATGTAGTGGGTAGCAATTAAGAGAGTTCTCTGAAAATACTATGAAATCACAATATTCCTACAGAAATAGAAATCTGGCTAAATAGCTATATATAAATGTGCTCAGAAAATCCATTTTTAAGCAACaatttggaaacaacctaaatgtccactaagaatggttaaatatatatatacatatgatagATTTATGATATAGAATACTTTAAGgaagttttaaattctatttttggAGACAACGTGAGAAACTGCTCACAATATGTTAAGTGAAAATCAggagatatacatacatatctccaaaaaaaaatttttttaaggttttaagtaATCTCGGCAACCAAGTGGGGCTCAAAcatacaaccctgagatcaagagtcacatgctctacccattgagcaatccaggtgcccctacatatcTCATTAACATTGCTTTCCAATTCCtcattaaaacagatttttttaaattttctcattaaattcaCGAATTTTTTCAAAGTCTATAATATctgtgtttctcatttttcttatttatatatgttttagtCTTTAATAtgagcatattttatttattcagaaaaagTGAATtaacaaaggcaacacaatgcAATCTGGTTATCCCAAATTTGAATCAGTAAATCCCTGAACTTTGTAGTACTCTTCTAATATTATTTAAGAATTCTGTAAGAACTTGCATTAAATAAATCAGTCTCTGACCAACAGTATAGAAAAGTAAAGTGAATAACTTTATAATCATGTTTTAAATCCCATAAAAGAGAAGCAAATTATGGTTAGTGTGCACCGTAATTTTATCTGAGAGTCTTATATACAGGATAGACAGGCTATAAAATATAGTTGTGAT
Above is a window of Meles meles chromosome 11, mMelMel3.1 paternal haplotype, whole genome shotgun sequence DNA encoding:
- the PLGRKT gene encoding plasminogen receptor (KT) isoform X2; protein product: MQHLHLSYLLNVWLLLLSQLPREIPAQNDDEIIKACSRELVRLRIRICGSVSWGERAHQQVREPRQASEPLAEVLPSSIIHTKTLNTMVEHTPNLSQELKAALSDRQPSLRYLRLEMENSNLNLEELKKAVLSGQNEAEDKSLSEIENSGLDKHSRKKRQSYVHLSDKCCNIGCTRKELAALC
- the PLGRKT gene encoding plasminogen receptor (KT) isoform X4; its protein translation is MVEHTPNLSQELKAALSDRQPSLRYLRLEMENSNLNLEELKKAVLSGQNEAEDKSLSEIENSGLDKHSRKKRQSYVHLSDKCCNIGCTRKELAALC
- the PLGRKT gene encoding plasminogen receptor (KT) isoform X1: MGFIFSKSMSENMKNQQEFMLMNARLQLERQLMMQNEMRERQMALQIAWSREFLKYFGTFFGIAAISLTAGAIRRKKPAFLFPIIPLSFVFTYQYDLGYGTLLQRMKEVLPSSIIHTKTLNTMVEHTPNLSQELKAALSDRQPSLRYLRLEMENSNLNLEELKKAVLSGQNEAEDKSLSEIENSGLDKHSRKKRQSYVHLSDKCCNIGCTRKELAALC